A part of Herpetosiphonaceae bacterium genomic DNA contains:
- a CDS encoding penicillin acylase family protein, producing MRRTLRVFRWLLILLVIVVLVTGAGGYVFLRRTLPQVAGTIKVSGLNAPIDIVRDVDAIPHVFAQSRDDAIFGLGYVHAQDRLWQMEFQRRIGQGRLSEILGESTRDTDRFLRTLGTYRAAEQSWQALSSDSRAAVEAYVAGINAFIAAPSSALPIEFTLLGTTPAPWTGPDVLVWQKMMAWDLGGNWASEVLRTDIIRAVGPERAAALLPDTPETSPSIITAAIPNGDYDGLLTLGAEVRSLMGAVGWSGEGLGSNNWVVDGTKTVSGKPLLANDPHLGTRIPSIWYLAHLSAPDYEVIGATLPGLPTIVIGRNRAIAWGVTNVGPDVQDLYRERLDPTGTLAEFQGQMEPMQVITETIKVKGAEDVIHRVRITRHGPLISDALNTSNASLPETERQPMMEPLAFRWTALDPQDTTLDAFLGINQAQNWDQFVQALRSYVAPSQNFVYADITGNIGYYAPGRIPIRASNDGSLPVEGWSGANEWTGSVPFEELPHVYNPPSHMIVTANNRPTPASDQYFLGREFAPPYRYQRIAELIEAKDKLSPGDFAAIQGDTVSLHARELLPILLQQTAAQTAEEEQVLDLLRQWDGNTNGDSAAAAIFEVWYSRLTRAIAADELGARLIERYEERFTFSRPFIQQVLSEPSPWCDDTTTSLSETCAQIVAETFRDALEEVRSRQGAPPTEWRWDRMHVTVFPHQPLDNVPVLKAFFSRSLPHGGDHSTVNVAPFDFEYPFEQRHSPGYRQIIDLANLEGGQFLHSVGQSGHVLSPHYADYLADWKAIRYRPMRMERTTIDAAAQGTLRLTP from the coding sequence ATGCGCCGTACGCTTCGTGTGTTCCGCTGGCTGCTTATCCTGCTGGTTATCGTTGTGCTCGTGACGGGCGCGGGTGGCTACGTATTTCTTCGTCGCACCCTGCCTCAGGTCGCGGGTACGATCAAGGTATCCGGATTAAACGCGCCGATCGATATTGTGCGTGATGTCGATGCGATCCCGCATGTTTTTGCCCAAAGCCGGGATGACGCGATCTTCGGCCTGGGGTATGTCCATGCGCAAGACCGGCTCTGGCAAATGGAGTTTCAACGCCGGATCGGGCAGGGCCGCCTGTCCGAGATTCTCGGCGAGAGCACCCGTGATACCGATCGGTTCTTGCGCACGCTTGGCACCTACCGCGCTGCCGAGCAATCGTGGCAGGCGCTCTCCTCCGATTCGCGAGCAGCCGTCGAGGCGTACGTTGCGGGGATCAATGCGTTTATCGCCGCGCCGAGCAGCGCGCTCCCCATCGAATTTACCCTTCTCGGCACGACGCCCGCCCCCTGGACGGGGCCTGACGTGCTGGTGTGGCAAAAGATGATGGCCTGGGACCTTGGCGGCAACTGGGCGAGTGAGGTGCTGCGGACCGACATCATTCGGGCAGTTGGGCCGGAGCGAGCCGCTGCCCTGCTGCCGGACACGCCGGAAACCAGTCCGAGCATTATCACCGCCGCCATACCCAACGGCGACTACGATGGCTTGTTGACGCTGGGCGCCGAGGTTCGCTCGCTGATGGGCGCTGTCGGCTGGAGCGGTGAGGGCCTGGGATCGAACAACTGGGTCGTTGACGGCACGAAAACCGTGTCGGGCAAGCCGCTGCTCGCCAACGACCCACACCTTGGCACGCGCATCCCGTCGATCTGGTACCTTGCGCACCTCTCCGCGCCCGACTATGAGGTTATCGGCGCGACGCTGCCGGGCCTGCCCACCATTGTGATCGGGCGTAATCGGGCGATTGCCTGGGGCGTGACGAATGTCGGGCCGGATGTTCAGGATTTGTATCGTGAGCGGCTCGATCCGACCGGGACCCTGGCGGAGTTTCAGGGGCAGATGGAGCCGATGCAGGTCATCACCGAGACGATCAAAGTCAAGGGCGCGGAAGACGTGATCCACCGCGTCCGCATCACGCGCCACGGCCCGCTGATCTCGGATGCGCTCAACACCAGCAATGCCAGCCTGCCCGAAACAGAGCGCCAGCCGATGATGGAGCCGCTCGCCTTTCGCTGGACGGCTCTCGATCCCCAGGATACGACGCTCGATGCGTTCTTAGGCATCAACCAGGCACAAAACTGGGACCAATTCGTGCAAGCGCTGCGGAGCTATGTCGCGCCCTCCCAGAACTTCGTCTACGCCGACATCACGGGGAACATCGGCTACTATGCGCCGGGCCGCATTCCGATCCGCGCCAGTAATGATGGGTCGCTCCCCGTCGAGGGCTGGTCGGGGGCGAACGAGTGGACCGGCAGCGTACCATTTGAAGAGCTGCCGCATGTGTATAATCCGCCGAGCCATATGATCGTGACGGCGAACAACCGGCCCACGCCCGCCAGCGACCAATACTTCCTGGGCCGGGAATTTGCGCCGCCGTACCGCTACCAGCGGATCGCTGAGCTGATCGAGGCAAAAGATAAGCTCAGCCCCGGCGATTTTGCCGCGATCCAGGGCGACACCGTCTCGCTTCATGCACGCGAGCTCTTACCGATCCTGCTCCAACAGACCGCCGCCCAGACCGCCGAGGAGGAGCAGGTACTCGATCTGCTGCGTCAGTGGGACGGCAATACCAATGGCGATAGCGCGGCGGCAGCGATCTTTGAGGTCTGGTACTCGCGATTAACGCGAGCTATTGCAGCCGATGAGCTTGGCGCGAGATTGATCGAGCGCTACGAAGAACGATTTACCTTTTCCCGTCCGTTCATCCAGCAGGTCCTCAGTGAGCCCAGCCCGTGGTGCGACGATACCACAACATCGCTGTCGGAAACGTGCGCCCAGATTGTCGCCGAGACGTTTCGCGACGCGCTTGAGGAGGTGCGTAGCCGCCAGGGAGCACCGCCGACCGAATGGCGCTGGGATCGGATGCATGTCACGGTCTTTCCCCACCAGCCACTCGACAATGTACCGGTGTTGAAGGCGTTTTTTAGCCGCTCGCTCCCGCACGGCGGCGATCACAGCACGGTCAATGTTGCCCCGTTCGATTTCGAGTACCCGTTTGAGCAGCGCCATAGTCC
- a CDS encoding MFS transporter has product MQKARLSSAAEQPTPEDMPPDASPRGTSSAQLLIIMAAIFMVSAEARVISPLLPAIAGEFVTPVARTGILITAYTLPYGVFQIVYGPLADRFSRQRVMGVALALFALGTFVSALAPDLLTLTLLRLGTGAAAAGVIPIALAYVGDAVPYSERQATLGRVISVASLGGVLSAALGGIIATIASWRTLFLTYGIIALAVAAVLLRTPVKRARASVPRGRGVFGPYRAIFQHAGARAYALYAIVFLEGLTATGTVGYLGALLFERDQLSYATIGLLLMLSGVASMVTARRVGQLVARISERGMVLVGGSCLTISYLLIPFRPTFVWFPIAMVLGGAGFVIAHSTLQTRATELVPDLRGTAVSLFAFSLFLGGGLGTYLAGLAIEHWGFSATLAGTALALALFTMLALPLLRIVQRP; this is encoded by the coding sequence GTGCAAAAAGCACGCCTGTCGTCGGCTGCTGAGCAGCCCACGCCGGAAGATATGCCGCCGGATGCCTCGCCGCGAGGAACGTCGTCCGCGCAATTGCTGATCATCATGGCGGCAATCTTTATGGTGAGCGCTGAAGCTCGCGTTATTTCGCCGCTGCTTCCGGCAATAGCCGGAGAGTTCGTCACGCCGGTTGCCCGCACTGGCATCTTGATTACGGCCTACACGCTGCCGTATGGCGTGTTCCAGATTGTGTACGGGCCGCTCGCGGATCGCTTCAGTCGGCAGCGGGTGATGGGCGTTGCCCTGGCGCTGTTCGCGCTCGGAACATTTGTCAGCGCCCTGGCTCCTGATCTGCTGACGCTGACGCTGTTACGGCTTGGCACAGGAGCAGCCGCAGCCGGAGTTATTCCGATTGCGCTGGCGTATGTCGGCGATGCCGTGCCCTACTCCGAGCGCCAGGCGACGCTGGGACGAGTGATCAGCGTCGCGTCACTTGGCGGCGTGCTATCGGCAGCACTGGGCGGCATTATCGCGACGATCGCCAGCTGGCGGACGCTCTTTCTGACGTACGGGATCATCGCGCTGGCGGTCGCCGCCGTGCTGCTGCGCACGCCCGTGAAGCGCGCTCGCGCGTCCGTGCCACGTGGGCGAGGAGTCTTCGGCCCGTATCGCGCGATTTTTCAGCACGCCGGGGCGCGGGCGTACGCGCTGTACGCGATCGTCTTTCTGGAGGGCCTGACGGCGACCGGCACGGTGGGCTACCTTGGCGCGCTGCTGTTCGAGCGCGATCAGCTCAGCTACGCGACGATCGGCCTGCTGCTGATGCTGAGCGGCGTCGCCAGCATGGTCACGGCGCGCCGCGTCGGTCAGCTCGTGGCGCGCATCAGCGAGCGCGGGATGGTGCTCGTGGGCGGCTCCTGCCTCACGATCTCGTATCTGCTCATCCCGTTCCGCCCGACGTTCGTCTGGTTTCCCATCGCGATGGTGCTGGGCGGCGCAGGCTTTGTGATCGCGCATAGCACGCTGCAAACACGGGCCACAGAGCTGGTGCCGGATCTGCGCGGGACCGCCGTGTCGCTCTTTGCGTTCTCCTTGTTTCTCGGCGGCGGCCTGGGCACCTACCTGGCCGGGCTTGCGATCGAGCACTGGGGATTTTCCGCGACGCTGGCTGGGACCGCCCTGGCGCTTGCGCTCTTTACGATGCTCGCGCTGCCGCTCCTGCGCATCGTCCAGCGGCCATAG